One window of Xylocopa sonorina isolate GNS202 chromosome 9, iyXylSono1_principal, whole genome shotgun sequence genomic DNA carries:
- the LOC143426684 gene encoding uncharacterized protein LOC143426684, whose translation MNGSRLARSRAVRLAVYGGCGVVVLLLVFLYRAATSEMARLRDLHIQCAHQQETLAAQLQVIFEYKVRLEKSLAEEKSSNAAVRQELQQRATREKSLRDKDSIEAMQRFNSLQQIYKLLQTEHQDLREECKKREKQALEDTNRLEATLRDLRTRIRQAREDKDKALEHLKNKFLELDTQKTELEQKYKDMLRSNGTNDSIINHLKKELFQLHRELEEAKKSSRKATSPRPSMPNPQPLQPQSPEMKSGIPGNAAQPVDPSQQQQSTVATSSMKSIPAVKLETSTSASSGNPVSTSMDKALPIAKPVSKSKLPVGVPPIPVMIDQKLENPDEKPDETARKREEPKSKNNADSKEQEAENGNFGPAFPANPAKRVDDQGPDKRENGWFNVVPGVQEIGDELNHIRFPGMDAGGERNADAGDDQYEGVDYDKEPQQKNSDLQLVEGEDEGEDEDDQMDYPHNEKQEKRE comes from the exons ATGAACGGTTCTCGACTTGCCAGGAGCCGGGCCGTCCGCCTGGCCGTGTACGGGGGTTGCGGGGTGGTGGTTTTACTTCTGGTGTTCCTCTACCGCGCCGCCACCTCAGAGATGGCCAGGCTTCGAGACCTTCACATTCAGTGTGCTCATCAGCAGGAGACACTTGCCGCTCAGCTACAAG TGATATTCGAGTACAAAGTGAGATTGGAGAAGTCCTTGGCTGAGGAGAAGAGCTCGAACGCTGCGGTGAGGCAGGAACTCCAGCAACGCGCCACCAGGGAGAAGTCCCTCAGGGACAAGGACAGCATAGAGGCGATGCAGAGGTTCAATTCGCTTCAGCAGATTTACAAGCTGCTGCAGACGGAGCACCAGGATCTGCGCGAGGAATGCAAGAAACGGGAGAAGCAGGCGTTGGAGGACACCAACAGGTTGGAGGCCACGCTCAGGGATCTACGTACTCGCATCAGGCAGGCGAGGGAGGACAAGGACAAGGCCCTCGAGCACTTGAAGAACAAGTTCCTCGAGCTGGATACACAGAAGACCGAGCTGGAACAAAAGTACAAGGACATGTTGAGAAGCAATGGGACTAACGATAGCATTATCAATCACCTTAAGAAGGAACTGTTCCAGCTCCATCGAGAGCTAGAAGAAGCCAAG AAGTCTTCGCGCAAAGCTACCTCGCCTCGACCAAGCATGCCCAATCCTCAGCCCCTGCAGCCGCAGTCGCCGGAGATGAAGTCTGGGATTCCGGGGAACGCGGCGCAGCCTGTTGATCCGTCGCAACAGCAACAG AGCACAGTGGCTACCAGTTCGATGAAATCGATCCCAGCGGTGAAGCTGGAGACTTCAACGTCCGCAAGCAGCGGTAACCCAGTGTCCACGTCGATGGACAAGGCGCTGCCGATCGCCAAACCTGTTTCCAAGTCCAAACTCCCGGTTGGCGTGCCACCTATCCCTGTGATGATCGATCAGAAACTGGAGAATCCCGACGAGAAGCCGGACGAGACGGCCAGGAAGCGGGAGGAGCCAAAATCGAAGAACAACGCGGACAGCAAAGAGCAGGAAGCTGAAAACGGGAACTTTGGCCCGGCATTTCCGGCCAATCCAGCGAAGAGAGTCGACGATCAGGGCCCGGACAAAAGGGAGAATGGCTGGTTCAACGTGGTGCCTGGTGTACAGGAAATTGGGGACGAGTTGAATCACATTCGATTTCCTGG TATGGACGCTGGTGGTGAACGAAACGCGGACGCTGGCGACGATCAGTACGAGGGTGTCGACTACGACAAGGAACCCCAACAGAAGAACAGTGACTTGCAATTGGTCGAGGGTGAAGACGAAGGCGAAG ACGAGGACGATCAAATGGACTATCCCCATAACGAGAAACAGGAGAAGAGggaatga
- the Idgf4 gene encoding imaginal disc growth factor 4 isoform X1, translated as MKVLIFAAIAVLSVQSALSVDTHEHNKVVCYWNTTAFDRQGPGKFQLDDVRSALSLCTHLVYGFAGINAETFEVVHLNPALDTGAGYSYYKLATQLRKAFPDLKVYLSIGGNADPEEETHKYLVLTETAESRSRFINSINRLLNDYDFDGIDLAWQFPPVKVKKQRSTLGSIWHSVKKTFGYSKFKDDKEQEHRDGFTILVRDLKAQLRPRMKALTVTVLPHVNSSIYYDARLLAPNIDAVHLLAFDQKTPERNPQEADYPAPIYESYGRVPDDNVDSQTSINSSSRYWLEHGTPGSKIVVGIPTFARTWKLTSDSQISGVPPIVTDGPGAEGPHTAIPGVLSYAEVCSRLTESAVGRLRRVGDPSKKYGSYAYDPYNESTGADGIWVGYEDPDTAGNKAAYVKAKGLGGVAIFDLSLDDFRGVCTGDKFPIIRGAKYKL; from the exons ATGAAAGTGTTAATTTTCGCCGCTATTGCGGTACTCAGCGTCCAATCGGCGCTCAGCGTCGACACACACGAGCACAATAAAGTCGTGTGCTATTGGAACACCACAGCCTTCGATCGACAAG GGCCAGGAAAGTTCCAACTGGATGACGTCCGGTCAGCTTTGTCGCTCTGCACGCACCTCGTCTACGGGTTCGCTGGTATCAACGCAGAAACGTTCGAGGTGGTCCACTTGAATCCAGCTTTGGACACTGGGGCTGGTTACTCCTACTACAAGTTGGCCACTCAATTAAGGAAGGCCTTCCCAGACCTGAAAGTCTATCTCAGCATTGGTGGGAACGCTGATCCTGAAGAGGAGACCCACAAATACCTCGTTCTT ACGGAGACAGCAGAATCGAGGTCCAGGTTTATCAACTCTATAAACAGGCTTCTCAACGACTACGACTTCGATGGAATCGATCTGGCTTGGCAGTTCCCACCAGTGAAAGTCAAGAAGCAACGCAGCACTTTGGGATCCATCTGGCACAGCGTGAAGAAGACCTTTGGATACAGTAAATTCAAGGATGACAAGGAGCAGGAGCATCGTGACGGTTTCACCATCTTGGTTCGTGATCTGAAGGCCCAACTCAGGCCAAGAATGAAGGCATTGACGGTTACTGTCCTGCCTCACGTTAACAGCAGTA TTTACTACGACGCGAGATTGTTGGCACCCAATATCGACGCTGTCCACCTGTTGGCCTTCGACCAGAAGACGCCAGAGCGTAACCCACAGGAAGCTGACTACCCAGCGCCCATTTACGAGAGCTACGGACGTGTTCCTGACGACAACGTTGACAGCCAAACAAG TATTAATTCGTCTTCAAGGTACTGGCTCGAGCATGGCACTCCAGGCTCGAAGATCGTCGTGGGTATCCCAACGTTCGCTCGCACGTGGAAGCTCACGTCTGACAGCCAGATATCGGGTGTACCACCCATCGTCACTGACGGTCCAGGTGCCGAAGGACCCCACACAGCCATACCAGGAGTCCTCTCCTACGCTGAAGTCTGCTCCAGGTTGACTGAGAGCGCTGTGGGTCGTCTGAGACGCGTTGGTGACCCGTCCAAGAAGTATGGCAGCTACGCGTACGACCCTTACAACGAGAGCACAGGCGCGGATGGGATCTGGGTGGGCTACGAGGATCCGGACACGGCTGGGAACAAGGCTGCTTACGTGAAGGCGAAGGGTTTGGGCGGCGTGGCGATCTTCGATTTGTCTTTGGACGACTTCCGCGGTGTCTGCACTGGCGACAAGTTCCCCATAATCAGGGGAGCTAAATACAAGTTGTAG
- the Idgf4 gene encoding imaginal disc growth factor 4 isoform X2 — protein sequence MKVLIFAAIAVLSVQSALSVDTHEHNKVVCYWNTTAFDRQGPGKFQLDDVRSALSLCTHLVYGFAGINAETFEVVHLNPALDTGAGYSYYKLATQLRKAFPDLKVYLSIGGNADPEEETHKYLVLTETAESRSRFINSINRLLNDYDFDGIDLAWQFPPVKVKKQRSTLGSIWHSVKKTFGYSKFKDDKEQEHRDGFTILVRDLKAQLRPRMKALTVTVLPHVNSSIYYDARLLAPNIDAVHLLAFDQKTPERNPQEADYPAPIYESYGRVPDDNVDSQTRYWLEHGTPGSKIVVGIPTFARTWKLTSDSQISGVPPIVTDGPGAEGPHTAIPGVLSYAEVCSRLTESAVGRLRRVGDPSKKYGSYAYDPYNESTGADGIWVGYEDPDTAGNKAAYVKAKGLGGVAIFDLSLDDFRGVCTGDKFPIIRGAKYKL from the exons ATGAAAGTGTTAATTTTCGCCGCTATTGCGGTACTCAGCGTCCAATCGGCGCTCAGCGTCGACACACACGAGCACAATAAAGTCGTGTGCTATTGGAACACCACAGCCTTCGATCGACAAG GGCCAGGAAAGTTCCAACTGGATGACGTCCGGTCAGCTTTGTCGCTCTGCACGCACCTCGTCTACGGGTTCGCTGGTATCAACGCAGAAACGTTCGAGGTGGTCCACTTGAATCCAGCTTTGGACACTGGGGCTGGTTACTCCTACTACAAGTTGGCCACTCAATTAAGGAAGGCCTTCCCAGACCTGAAAGTCTATCTCAGCATTGGTGGGAACGCTGATCCTGAAGAGGAGACCCACAAATACCTCGTTCTT ACGGAGACAGCAGAATCGAGGTCCAGGTTTATCAACTCTATAAACAGGCTTCTCAACGACTACGACTTCGATGGAATCGATCTGGCTTGGCAGTTCCCACCAGTGAAAGTCAAGAAGCAACGCAGCACTTTGGGATCCATCTGGCACAGCGTGAAGAAGACCTTTGGATACAGTAAATTCAAGGATGACAAGGAGCAGGAGCATCGTGACGGTTTCACCATCTTGGTTCGTGATCTGAAGGCCCAACTCAGGCCAAGAATGAAGGCATTGACGGTTACTGTCCTGCCTCACGTTAACAGCAGTA TTTACTACGACGCGAGATTGTTGGCACCCAATATCGACGCTGTCCACCTGTTGGCCTTCGACCAGAAGACGCCAGAGCGTAACCCACAGGAAGCTGACTACCCAGCGCCCATTTACGAGAGCTACGGACGTGTTCCTGACGACAACGTTGACAGCCAAACAAG GTACTGGCTCGAGCATGGCACTCCAGGCTCGAAGATCGTCGTGGGTATCCCAACGTTCGCTCGCACGTGGAAGCTCACGTCTGACAGCCAGATATCGGGTGTACCACCCATCGTCACTGACGGTCCAGGTGCCGAAGGACCCCACACAGCCATACCAGGAGTCCTCTCCTACGCTGAAGTCTGCTCCAGGTTGACTGAGAGCGCTGTGGGTCGTCTGAGACGCGTTGGTGACCCGTCCAAGAAGTATGGCAGCTACGCGTACGACCCTTACAACGAGAGCACAGGCGCGGATGGGATCTGGGTGGGCTACGAGGATCCGGACACGGCTGGGAACAAGGCTGCTTACGTGAAGGCGAAGGGTTTGGGCGGCGTGGCGATCTTCGATTTGTCTTTGGACGACTTCCGCGGTGTCTGCACTGGCGACAAGTTCCCCATAATCAGGGGAGCTAAATACAAGTTGTAG
- the LOC143426661 gene encoding uncharacterized protein LOC143426661 has translation QPGERQNRANLRERFSATARRNAVEKYYDCLQCAEQCRHVTTVANIVNNNNINNNTSTTANNNLKLVKTTKNNNLVQRSAINNYRVNNTINSSSLKESAKIFARIDETRALKNPKTTNLARSMKNQPLPPTPAKKRSSLARPVRVHDSFAQPRELMPMNDAFQSLQKAKRCGYKEDEHEETSWPIRLRLVQMLELSLPQTKKRRKKKTPMMLMKQQQANRHACKDTERLLRVLSVNNVDQDTRYNVARCSVM, from the coding sequence CAGCCGGGCGAGCGTCAGAATCGCGCCAACCTCCGTGAACGGTTCTCCGCTACAGCGCGTCGTAACGCGGTCGAGAAGTACTACGATTGCCTGCAGTGCGCGGAGCAGTGTCGCCACGTGACCACTGTCGCCAACATCGTGAACAACAACAACATCAACAACAACACCAGCACGACCGCGAACAACAACCTGAAGCTGGTGAAAACGACCAAGAACAACAACCTGGTCCAGAGGAGCGCGATCAACAACTACCGCGTGAACAACACGATCAACTCCTCCTCGCTGAAGGAGAGCGCGAAGATATTCGCGCGCATAGACGAGACCAGGGCCCTGAAGAACCCGAAGACCACGAATCTGGCCAGGTCCATGAAGAACCAGCCGCTGCCGCCGACCCCAGCCAAGAAGAGGTCCTCTCTGGCTCGTCCGGTTCGAGTCCACGACTCGTTCGCCCAGCCGAGGGAGCTGATGCCGATGAACGACGCGTTTCAGAGCCTGCAGAAGGCGAAGAGGTGCGGCTACAAGGAGGACGAGCACGAGGAGACCAGCTGGCCCATCAGGCTGAGGCTGGTGCAGATGCTGGAGCTGTCCCTGCCGCAGAccaagaagaggaggaagaagaaaacaCCGATGATGCTGATGAAGCAGCAGCAGGCCAACAGGCACGCGTGCAAGGACACGGAGAGGCTGCTGCGCGTACTCAGCGTGAACAATGTGGACCAAGATACTAGGTACAACGTCGCACGGTGTTCCGTCATGTAG